CATATCCCTTCTCAATATCCTCTGTATGAACAGCCAGGAAGAGAAAACAAAGAATCATCGGCCTGTATGTATCAATTTCATTTCCTCCACAAGTCTCCTTTATCGTCCTCTTCCCTCCATCAATAAGATTTTAACAAGTCTACTCTTCCTTTCAAATCACTAAGAAATTAAACACAGAAAAGAAAAGTTTATTCTCTGTTCCACTCGACATCCACTTCAACTGTGGTGGTTTCCACGTTCAAAAAGGATGAAAAGGAAATCCATCGCTACTCTGAATCCGTCACAGAATCATCTGAGACTTGCCCTGATAATTTATCTGGTGCAGAAACCATCTGTTGCGCCAATACTTCTGCATCAAAAATAAATCTGATTTCGACACTTTTTTGTGCAGCATAAATGTGCAGAAGTTAACTAATCTCATTCTGATTTGATGACAAAGAGTTGTTAGCAAGGCATATAATTCATACTTTTGGATAACAGTATGCAGCTTGTCACCTATGGTTGTTGTCACAAGTCTTCATCACACTTGTATATAGTACAAAGCAACTATGAATCATACGAAACAAGATTCAAATAGAAAATAATATAAGAGAAAAAGGAATATATAGAGGGAGTATGGCATAAGCCACCAGATGAAGACAAAAAACGACATTTTGGAGATTTATGTACCTATTTATGTTTTCTGTTAATGGAAATCAGAAGAAAGCTCTATTAGTATCGTGAGATTTATGTACCTATTTATGTTTTCTGTTAATGGAAATCAAGTTGCCGAAGAAGCTCTGTTGATGACAGTACTGGGttttaaagaaagaaaaggagatataTAAAGCATGTAAATTGATTCTCCAATCACTAAGACTCTTTTATTagcactctttggaaaatgattcCTACACTTGAACTAACTATAAGTTGATCactataattttcttttcttattttgaaGGAAAAGAAGTCACCCACCAAACAAGAAGCACTACATTTGCATGTTGTCGGTGAAGAGAAACCAACCTATGATGGTAGTTCAATTTGTAGCAAAAAGTATGAAAGAAGCACATCCAAGTGCATGCAACATAAACCAAATTCTAACTCTCATTAATGTAGAAGCATATATGCAGTCatcgtaaaggaaaaaagaaaaacaagaacTGCAGCCCCAGCCAGCTTTGCTAAACTAGAGCACCAAGAATCAAATTAAAGAAAAAGGTAGAACAAGACCATCAAACATAATATCTAAAGATAAGCTGAACCTGTATTAGACGGGATATGAAGACACCATTTGGTTCTTAAGGATTGATGCTGCAGTCTCTCAAATAAACTTGGTCGTAGTTCACATATTTAGACCAGTAGTTGTGGTACTTGGCCATCCCTATTTCAAGCCAAGGCTTCATGTTTCCATTGTAGTGTATTGCAGCTGCTCCTTCGATATCTTGCTGGTTCACATTTGGGTTGTATCCCAAACCCAACACATGCCAAGAGCGATCGAGGGGGTAAGTGCGCTTCCAAAATGTTATTAAACCTGGTGGAAGAGTGCCCAACTTCCATAAGAGTCTGTCTTCATTCTGTGGACGGTACAACCAAAGTTGCAGGAAACAAAAAAATGGTGAGATCAAACCATCTCACAGAACTTCTGGATATTGATGAGACATAAATGTCAATGTAAATCTAGTGAAAAGGTTAAGTTTCTCATGAAACATTATGCTCACTTGAGGTAACAATGTCTTTTAAACTTCTTCTATATGCAGATGTGATACAACGTCAAACTAAATCAAGTGAAAAATTGAGCTTCACTTGGAACAAAATATTACTTTTTCACTGGTCAAGAATTTTCTAAGTAATGCTGCACAAGTATCAAATAAAAAGTAGTAATAACGCCACATACAAAATTGTCGTGCAAAAATTGAACAATATATATCAGAGATCAAATATTGATTATGAACAAGATCTGTGATCAGTAGTTATAAGTCAAACATACAAGGCATCGAGAAGAAAACATGAGACTAGGATTTGTATCTTACCAGTGTCTGCCAATGGTGATAGATATCAGTGATGTTCTGCTTCCTCCACTCATCCAAATCGAAGACATTCATCCCAAATGCCCAGCCACAGGCATGAGGGTCGAAATTTTCAGCAATAAGGGGATTTGAGAAGTTGAGATACCTATCGAACCTATGGAAACTTTCACCACACGTTTCAACTGCACCATTAACCTTTTCCTTAAGATCAATTGTCCAAAGTGAGGTAAGGTCCTTCTGCACGACAACATCATCGTCTAAAAATACTACTTTGCTGAGTTTTGGTAAGATCTCAGGTAGATAGAATCGCAGATGATTTAGGATAGACAGGTACTTTGGGTTTCGGAACTTCAAGTTCCCATCAGACTTGGCATGGTGCAACCTGAAGTAGAAATCTATCATAGATTGAGATCCAAGCTGCTTTAGAACCGGGCTATAGCTTGAGTTCAGCCATGTAAACTCCTCAACATTCTGAACCTGAATTGCTGCATTCCCCGGCGGATTAGCCAAAAACCACATCTTCATTGCTGCATAGTTGAGTCTATCGGTAACAACATGGAATACATGGTTCTTGGGGTTCTGCATgtgttaaaaaaaagaaagagaggaagatTTGTTGTAATATGCATTAAAGCAAAATTGAAGTCAAAGTCAACACAAAAACCAAAGGTCAAGGCAATCAGAAGCTGACCTTAGCATGAAACACCGTAGAATTCACAACCACTGCAGTTGCTAACACATTATCCGAGAACAGTGCATAGTGATAGAGTTTAGGATCTTCAAGCCTTTCTTGGTGTTGGAATTGCTGTTGGCTCGAGTCAAGTAAATAGTACTGTGTGGTAAGATGCAAAGAAAGACAATGGAGACCTCTGGGAAGGGTTTTTGCAGCAACTTGTGTCAGGAAcaactcttgtttcttctgaacacGCACTTGTTCCTCTGCAGACTGATAAGAAGCTCGGAGCTTTTCAACTACCACAGAGCagtcttcttgaattttcttgcctTTCAACAATGTTTGTTCCATTGCCTTCAGTTTCTCACGGGCACTGAATTAGTAAACACTGGGATAAAAAACAGTTCACTACAAACTGAACTGATCCATAATAATGCTAATATCTATAAAACATCAATTATATCAGTTTGCCTCTGTGGTGTtaggatttctttttctttttcttatttttgctGTCTATTAGTTTTCCATGTTTTGGAATTGTAGGTTGAAGATGACGTAAACGAATATCCCTCGTGATGACGATGCAGCAATGACAAGCACAGTGGACGAGCATTTATTCAGTTTTTGTTTCTGAAGTTTTTGAAAATAGAAGTATGACAATGTTTTAATAAAACAGATAACATAAATGGAGTAATAAAATATGTTTCATGTCACCCTTTAGATTTTAGCAACAAATAGAAAACACAGACTTTACCAAATTTGCAAGATAAGAGATCTTACTTCTTTGGCAATTCTGAGTCCAAGGTTGCATCACCAAGTGTGCGCTCAGTATCCCTCATCTGTACTCGAAGGTCCCTGATGAATTCTGGGTAGGTTTTAGAAGATGGAAGACTAAGAAAGACCTTTGCTCTTATCAGCTGGTCCCTAAATTGCCGAATTTTTGCATCAGGCATATCACCTGAATCAATATTCGAACCTTTTTCTGGCTTCTGATGGTCCTTTTCAGAATGAAGAATAAGCAAGTAGTCAGAGATGATCATCAGCTTTGTATCAAGTTAAAAACAAATTTACTAATAACCAATGTCTTGCAGTAAATGTATCCACAGCATTTTTATTGCAAGCTTCTTTACCTAAAGCAAAAGCATACGATTGCAGAACAATTAGGAAATCTACTTAACATTCTTGGTTGTGTAAAACAAACTAAAGTCATCAAATATAGGGCACATATATGAACAATGGGAGGAAAGAAATTTCTTGACCATGAACACTCACTAAGCCCTTCACTGATCCATCCATGAAAGCTCCAACACTTCCTGgtctccaaaaaaataaaaagaagtaaTCATGAAGGGTCGTAATTGGTTTCTTCCCCCATGATATACAGGATATAAGAGAAATGAACTGAACTTGAATGGTCGTATGGAACTCGACCTAAAGAAAATGAAGCTCCATGACAAGAGAAATTTAAGCAAAAATAAGAGGCTATTCCCAGTCATTTGTTCAACATATGCTTAATTTCAATTATAATGCCTTAAAGATCAACAAACCTTCTAACACATGGCATATCTTACCAAGAGAACTAATCAAAGACATTTGTGGAATGTATGAACCATAATGTAATCAATTTTATACTCCACTATCTTCTATATCACTGGCCTTAAGGAGGATGAGTGGTTTTCAGTTAATTTTTCCTGCGCATGGTGTATATTGTTTCTTCCTGAGAAACGAAATATGAGATTTTGGCCTTTTAATCGAAAGTAAAAGAAGAAAGACAAAATGTATAATCCACAGATAAACCTCACTTGAGCATCCATAATTCACATCCCTTTTTACCTGCTCTCCAGACTCGGTTGCAAATGTACTCTTCTTGAATGCTGTCGCCTTGTTCTCTCGTCCCATTTCTGGCTTCTGGAGGCCATCATCTTTGCTTTCACTTTTAGTCACTTGCTGAATCACAGTCTTTGTCTGCAAATTAGTTCCCTCTGAGTCTTCTGATAATACTCGGCTCTTATGTTGACCAGACTGGCCCAAAGGCATTTCTATCACCAACCAAATAGCAAATAGATATCCAGATCAAAATATGAAGACTGACCTCCCGAATGCACTAACTATTGGAAGCACAAAAATCAGCAGTTCGATAAACGACAACGTGAAATCAATTAAGTGAATCTATAGCATAGGAGACGATAAGAAACTACGATTGAAATGGAGCAAAGAGAAGTGGTTGGTACCTGTTGTCGTTGATGCATCCACTCCATTACTGGATTTAGCTGAGACATGATCTGAATTACTGGAGTTTTCAGGGTAAACGGCCCAAGTTGGTTCTTTGACAGcatcatcagactcctgtgacgaaaTTAATGCACCAAAAGTTGAAAGAGAAATCAAGAAATTATGAATCCAAAAGATAGATGTAGAAGAGATATCGAAAGTAACCTGGGAAAGCGCATTGAGTGTCTCGACATCATTCCTTGAACTCTAGAGAAAAGGAAGAACACGAAAGCATCGATTCATAAAAGAGTACATATACGAAGCCAAATCTGATGATACAGTGGCAAACGAGTGACTTACCAGGATGGGAATCTCGTCGCCGAAATGGCTATTGGCTACCAAATacgtagagaaaaagaaaagaggaggaatcagTGTGGAAataaagaacttttttttttcttggaaatgACTATTAAAAGGGGACAAAGAACGTTTCTTTTTCACATTGCTTGCTTCAACGAGGCATTACCGACGAAACCAGGCGTGATGGCGAGAACGATAGGCGCAACAACAGTGACGCAGAGCAGGAACAAAACCGGCTTCCTTCTCGCCATGTCTCCTCCCCTTTCAGCACAAATGGTTCATTCCTCCTCCACTTCTGGCTGACGAGAACCACTTCCTAggagtaacaaatgccccaaaaATCCGATCTTTGGATCGAGAAATCGAGTTCCTTCTTCTCCACCGGACACAGACTAATCAAGTTTTAGGGAAGCAAAGCGTCGTTTGAAACAAGAGGTTGGGACGAGGGACGGGTTCTGCGGAGTCCGACGATGACGTGGATGACTGGCGAGGGCGGCGCGGGACATGGATCGGTCGCCACGTACACCTATTAAAATGAGTCTTCTGTCTTAGCTGGTATTATTTTGGTATTTAGTTAATGACCCAACTCGCGCTCACAGTTGCATTCACCGCCTGCGGCCTGCGTCTTAATACGTCAAGGTCGTTTTAACTCGAAGGCTGGCTGAATCACACCTGAACCGATCGACGGGTGTCCTTAGCGCAATTCGTACATCCTGGCAGAGCCCACGTCACTCCTGATATGTCTCACGACTTGCGATCCAAATCCACGTGGGTCCTCTTTGCTCCTTTTGCTAATGGGGAAACTGACTCGATAGACTTTTACTTTTGCATCATCAGATTTGATGAACAATTTCATAGCCCAATTAATGATCGCACATaatcatttttaatatttatcacaATCTCAATGTAATGATCATTTATTGTATTATAAAAAGTGTCTCCCAGATGCATATCTTTACCGAGGAATACTAATTTAAATATCATGTGGCcctcatgtaattttttttatttctgaatCAAATTCATAATCTTCCGACACATCAATCTAAAATAAATCTATGACTGGAGTTCTAAACCAGCTTTATATGTTCATAACAAATTTCAATCACTAAAATAAGTTTAATGAAGACTTGTATCTCCGGAGAACTGTGCTTGATGTAACTCGCTGCAAGCATGGGAATCATTTTGTCGATAACGAGTTTAATGCCAAATATACGATTAATCCACGTGCACAGATGGCAAGCATCGGCGGCGCACATCCGCGTACGTGAGATCTACCGACTCCACGAGGGGTGTAAGCATGCTTCAGCATCTCACGTGATAGAAAGCCCTGCACCTCTAACGCAGGAAGCCACCCCATACTTAATTATGACA
The DNA window shown above is from Musa acuminata AAA Group cultivar baxijiao chromosome BXJ2-4, Cavendish_Baxijiao_AAA, whole genome shotgun sequence and carries:
- the LOC135608877 gene encoding probable galacturonosyltransferase 4, with protein sequence MARRKPVLFLLCVTVVAPIVLAITPGFVANSHFGDEIPILSSRNDVETLNALSQESDDAVKEPTWAVYPENSSNSDHVSAKSSNGVDASTTTEMPLGQSGQHKSRVLSEDSEGTNLQTKTVIQQVTKSESKDDGLQKPEMGRENKATAFKKSTFATESGEQDHQKPEKGSNIDSGDMPDAKIRQFRDQLIRAKVFLSLPSSKTYPEFIRDLRVQMRDTERTLGDATLDSELPKNAREKLKAMEQTLLKGKKIQEDCSVVVEKLRASYQSAEEQVRVQKKQELFLTQVAAKTLPRGLHCLSLHLTTQYYLLDSSQQQFQHQERLEDPKLYHYALFSDNVLATAVVVNSTVFHAKNPKNHVFHVVTDRLNYAAMKMWFLANPPGNAAIQVQNVEEFTWLNSSYSPVLKQLGSQSMIDFYFRLHHAKSDGNLKFRNPKYLSILNHLRFYLPEILPKLSKVVFLDDDVVVQKDLTSLWTIDLKEKVNGAVETCGESFHRFDRYLNFSNPLIAENFDPHACGWAFGMNVFDLDEWRKQNITDIYHHWQTLNEDRLLWKLGTLPPGLITFWKRTYPLDRSWHVLGLGYNPNVNQQDIEGAAAIHYNGNMKPWLEIGMAKYHNYWSKYVNYDQVYLRDCSINP